From Candidatus Eisenbacteria bacterium:
CTGCGCCCGTTCGCCGAGCCCCTCGGTTGCGTCCGCGATCGCGTTATGAATGCGGTCGAGCCGCCGCGGCGTCACCACAGCTGCCGCTGCGGCGGCAATGGCAGGTCGTTCGCGCTCGAGTTCGAGCTGCCAGGTCGCGAGCGCTTCACGCGCAGCGGGCGGGAGCTCGGGTGCGAGCCGTGGCAGGGACTCGAGCACCACCTCGATGCCGCGCGCGAATCCGAGCGCCCTGCGCAGCCGGCGTGCGCGCCGGCGCGCGCGACGGGCGTCGCGGCCGTTGAGCAGCGGGCGCCAGAAGTCGAGCCGTGCGGAGAGCCGGCGGGCGGCAACGCGCGCGTCGTGAATCGCGTCAGGATCCGCATCGGCTCGTACCCGCGCGGCGGCGCGGGCGAGTGTGGCGAATCCCTCGGTCAGCGAGTGACTCGATGCTTCGGCGGTGCCGTGCGACATGCGGTTCGCTTCAGGTCGTCGCCAGCCGCGGTGCCGGGCGCGCAGGCGTCGATTGCAACAGGGCCGCGACCTTTTGCGTGAGGTACTCGTCGATCTCCTCGACCGACTGAGTCGCGTCGATCACGTCGAAGTCGTAGTCGCTCGAGAGCCGATCGAGTTGCTGGATCACGCGCGACTGGTAGTTGATGAACGAGTCGTAGAGGTCGTCGCCCATCGGGATGTCCATGCCCGATTCCCAGTAGTCGAATCCGCCCGAGGTGAGCACGCGCGGCACCAGGTCCGGCACGTCGATGCGCAGGTAGAACACCGCGTCGGGCTTGAGCGCGAACGAGTAGACCTGGCGGATCCACTCGGGCTCGGCGCCGCGCACCACGGCGCGCGCCATCAGCGAGTAGAAGTAGCGATCGGTGAGCATCACGAAGCCCGCCCGCAGCGCCGGCACGATCTGGTGTTCGAGCCGATCGGCGAAATCGGTCGCGTAGTAGAGATTGAAAGCGTTCGAGCCCAGCGTGTTTCCCTGCTTGGCGCGCTGAAGGCCACGGCTCGTCAGGTCGGAGCGCGTGAAGCCGGTTTCGGCGACCGCGTAGCCGAGTCGCTCGAGGTACTCGCGCAACAAGTTGACGTGAGTGGTGCGGCCGACGCCGTCGGTGCCCTCGACCACGATCAGCCAGCCGGTCAGATCCTCGAGCAGCACGCCCGGGATCCCGTCGCCCAGGGATTCAAATCGAGGCATTGGCGACCTTCTTCGCGCGGCTGCGGCGCAGCTTGGGGAGCAGCGGCTTCACGAGCTTGCGCAGCAGTTGCTGCTGGCGCTCGACCGGCAGGGTCGCGTCCATCACGGTGAGCCCGTACTCCGGCACCAGCTGTTCGTACTCGGCGAGGATGCGGGCCTGAAAGAGTTTGTAGGACTCCTGGATGTCGGCGTGCCATTGCATGTCCATGCCCGCCTCGTAGTACTTGAGCTTGGGGCGCCCCGACAGGATGCGCTTGAGCGCGACTTCGAGCGGTGCGCGAAAGTAGACCGCCAGTGTCGGCACCACCGCGAAGCGATAAAGCGAGCGCACCCAGCGCGGCGGCACGCCGCGCACCACGTCGCGCGCGAACGCCGTGTAGACGTAGCGATCCGCCAGCACGATGCCGCCGGCCTTCAGACACGGCAGGATTTCGCGCTCGACTCGATCCGAGAAATCGGTCGCGTGAATGAGCGAGAAGGTCAGCGGCGTGAGCACCTTGCGGCGCTTGCCGCGCGAAGTGGTGACGCGCACGATCGGCGACGAGTTCCACTCGCTGAACACCACCGGGTAGCCCTCGCCGCGCAACCACTGCGCGAGCAGCGTGAGTTGCGTGCTCTTGCCCGAGCCGTCGATGCCCTCGACGATGAACAGCCGGCCCGGGTATTCGGGCGCCAGCGCGCCGAAGGTGCCGGTCACGGCCGGCGTCGATTGCGTCATGCCTTGCTCCGTTTGAGCCGCGCCTCTCGCAGCAGGCGCGGTGGAAGAAATGCGGTGAGGCGGCCTTCGCCGGGTGCCGGCGCGCCGATGAATGAAATCGTGCACGCCCCGGCCTTCTTGAGCGCGAGCGTCGTCGCCGGAGCTCCGAACACCAGAATCGCCGCGAGTTTTCCGAGATCGGGTTCATGTCCGACCAGCGCGACGACTTCGGTCGCCTCGCAGTCGGAGAGTGTCTTGAGAACTTCGCGAAACGAACCACCGGGCGCAAGTGCATCGAGGTACTCGATCGGGGCATCGAGCCCGTGCGCCGTCCGCAACAGTTCGGCGGTGTGCCGGGCGCGCTCGAGCGGGCTCGAGTAGATGCGCGTGACCGGTCCCGCCAGGCGCGCGAGGCCCCGCGCGGACGCACGGGTGCGCGCGGTTCCCCGCTGAGTGAGCGGGCGATCCGCGTCGTCCGGCCAGCGCGCGGCATCGCGGCTGCCGGCGGGTCCGTGCCGAAACAGGATGATTCGCATGGGGTACTCGGGGAGGCTCGAGGGCGGCGAGGTTAGCACCGCGTGCGGGGGCCGAACGAATAGCGAAAACCGTGTTTTTCCGGCCGATTGGTGCGGTACACTCTCGGTCGCTCATGCCCGCGGCCCAGCGCGGGACTCGTCCTCGAGAACCACGACTCCCCGCCCTGACACCGCTTGATTCCACGAGTTCCCGCCATCCGAAACTCGCTGCGCCGCTGCATGATCGCCGGTTTGCTCGTGACCTGCGCGGTGCTCGCATTGCGCGCCCCGGCCGCCACCCATGCAGCCACGAGCGTACCTCCGCCGTGCCGCATGGTGCCGCCTTCGCCCTATCGGCCGAAGGAGATGACGATGCTGTGGCACCAGGGGTCCTACCACCTGTTCTACATGCGCCTGAACGTGATCCTGCCGTTCGACTCGACCACGCGCGATCTGGGCCACACCACCTCGGGTGATCTGATCGCGTGGGAAGAGCAGCCGGTGGTGCTCGATCGGCGGCCGACCCAGTGGGACAACATGCACATCTGGGCGCCCAGCCTGCTGGTGACCGACTCGCTGTTCTACCTGTTCTACACCGGCGTCACGTACCAGCCGCCCGCGTACAACCAGACACAACGCATCGGCATCGCGACCTCGAAAGATTTGTACAACTGGACGCGCTACCCGCAGCCGATCTTCGATTGCAGCGACGCGCCGTGGACGTTCTGCAATCCGCACACGCCATGGGGCGGGAACTTTCGCGATCCGATCGTGATCCCGCATCCGAGCACCACCGGGCACTGGCTCATGTACTACGGCGCGATGGTGGACTCGACCACCGGCCAGATGATGATCGGCGTGGCGGAGTCGGACGGCGACTTGTTCGAGTGGGAGGATCGCGGTCCGCTGCTGAACACCGGCGAGGCGTACACCTACGGCCGCACCATCGAATCGCCGGCCTTCGCGTTCGTCGACGGCACCACCTACCTGTTCTATACCACCGAGTCGGGCCTTCCGATCAACTATCAGACCACCACGAACCTGCTGGGTCCGCCGTCGCAGTGGACCTCGCAGCGGCGCCTCGAGTGGGAAGTGCCGAACACCAGCCGCCTGTTCGGCTGCGAGTTCTACGTGCACGACGGCGAAACGCTGTTCATGGCCGCGAACGACTTCCATCGCTCGATCGACCTGTACTGGGTCGAATGGGGGACCGCGCCGCACTTCGCGTTCGAGACCCCGATGGTGACCGCGGTGAAGGATGCGAGCGAGATCGCGGGCGGCCCGAGGGTGCGTGTGCTGGACGGCGCGTTCGGATCGGGTCGCGTCGAGTTTCAGGTCGAGGTGAGTCACACCATGACCTGCAAGCTCGACCTGTTCGACGTGAGCGGGCGTCACGTGAAGCGGCTGCTCGATCGCGCGCTGCCGCCGGGGTCGAGCCGCGTGTCGTGGAACG
This genomic window contains:
- the sixA gene encoding phosphohistidine phosphatase SixA, which encodes MRIILFRHGPAGSRDAARWPDDADRPLTQRGTARTRASARGLARLAGPVTRIYSSPLERARHTAELLRTAHGLDAPIEYLDALAPGGSFREVLKTLSDCEATEVVALVGHEPDLGKLAAILVFGAPATTLALKKAGACTISFIGAPAPGEGRLTAFLPPRLLREARLKRSKA
- a CDS encoding thymidylate kinase, whose product is MTQSTPAVTGTFGALAPEYPGRLFIVEGIDGSGKSTQLTLLAQWLRGEGYPVVFSEWNSSPIVRVTTSRGKRRKVLTPLTFSLIHATDFSDRVEREILPCLKAGGIVLADRYVYTAFARDVVRGVPPRWVRSLYRFAVVPTLAVYFRAPLEVALKRILSGRPKLKYYEAGMDMQWHADIQESYKLFQARILAEYEQLVPEYGLTVMDATLPVERQQQLLRKLVKPLLPKLRRSRAKKVANASI
- a CDS encoding thymidylate kinase; translation: MPRFESLGDGIPGVLLEDLTGWLIVVEGTDGVGRTTHVNLLREYLERLGYAVAETGFTRSDLTSRGLQRAKQGNTLGSNAFNLYYATDFADRLEHQIVPALRAGFVMLTDRYFYSLMARAVVRGAEPEWIRQVYSFALKPDAVFYLRIDVPDLVPRVLTSGGFDYWESGMDIPMGDDLYDSFINYQSRVIQQLDRLSSDYDFDVIDATQSVEEIDEYLTQKVAALLQSTPARPAPRLATT
- a CDS encoding CHAD domain-containing protein; the encoded protein is MSHGTAEASSHSLTEGFATLARAAARVRADADPDAIHDARVAARRLSARLDFWRPLLNGRDARRARRRARRLRRALGFARGIEVVLESLPRLAPELPPAAREALATWQLELERERPAIAAAAAAVVTPRRLDRIHNAIADATEGLGERAQRATDLPAQLDRRVQRRAVRARAALSIAFAALDDAALHEARIAIKGWRYALECAHEAERAAPAGEHRSHRARTPRIESLRKLQLALGAIQDLAECRAALERRATLHTPPLREVFEPLESARAAAIERAVRCAGKLESASPD
- a CDS encoding family 43 glycosylhydrolase gives rise to the protein MIAGLLVTCAVLALRAPAATHAATSVPPPCRMVPPSPYRPKEMTMLWHQGSYHLFYMRLNVILPFDSTTRDLGHTTSGDLIAWEEQPVVLDRRPTQWDNMHIWAPSLLVTDSLFYLFYTGVTYQPPAYNQTQRIGIATSKDLYNWTRYPQPIFDCSDAPWTFCNPHTPWGGNFRDPIVIPHPSTTGHWLMYYGAMVDSTTGQMMIGVAESDGDLFEWEDRGPLLNTGEAYTYGRTIESPAFAFVDGTTYLFYTTESGLPINYQTTTNLLGPPSQWTSQRRLEWEVPNTSRLFGCEFYVHDGETLFMAANDFHRSIDLYWVEWGTAPHFAFETPMVTAVKDASEIAGGPRVRVLDGAFGSGRVEFQVEVSHTMTCKLDLFDVSGRHVKRLLDRALPPGSSRVSWNGELDGGAAAAGLYLARLSTPVGSSSARALWTPGR